A region from the Dethiosulfovibrio faecalis genome encodes:
- the cas7e gene encoding type I-E CRISPR-associated protein Cas7/Cse4/CasC, producing MDRRFLNLHVLISHSPSCLNRDDMNMQKSARFGGVRRVRVSSQCLKRVIRRSDKYRELFGDPSVRTRNNEALMGYLRSIPRFDRFSDGELKLVINSSGMQNSVVTPWMIDEFESIVEAVHSAIVEKNTPEDKILKMADKASPKNKTGDKDIDKAMEKAADEFKKAGVSCADIALSGRMCASGILDSVEGAMSLSHSITTHAMEAEIDWFTAMDDLTCETEETGAGHLNTQEFGSGVFYRYASINMDLLEKNLGGDKERAIDTAAGFTELLSTVVPTGKQKSFASYSLADLVLAVKSDIPVSLHNAFERPVSGDRRSGLMDPSIKALSGYRDLVHSGYGLDEESAVFSIRDTSLTERVGSLKELLEWIKE from the coding sequence ATGGATCGCAGGTTCTTGAACCTTCACGTTTTAATTTCCCACAGTCCGTCCTGTCTCAACAGAGACGATATGAACATGCAGAAATCGGCTCGTTTCGGAGGGGTGAGGCGGGTGAGGGTCTCCAGCCAGTGTCTGAAGAGGGTGATACGGAGAAGCGACAAGTACAGGGAGCTTTTCGGGGATCCTTCGGTGAGGACCAGGAATAACGAGGCCTTGATGGGATATCTAAGATCGATCCCCAGATTCGACAGATTCTCCGATGGCGAGCTTAAATTGGTAATCAATTCTTCCGGGATGCAAAACAGCGTCGTGACTCCGTGGATGATCGACGAGTTCGAGTCGATCGTGGAGGCCGTCCACTCCGCCATAGTTGAAAAGAATACCCCTGAGGATAAAATCCTCAAGATGGCGGATAAAGCTTCCCCAAAAAATAAAACCGGGGACAAAGACATCGATAAGGCAATGGAGAAGGCGGCCGACGAGTTTAAAAAGGCAGGCGTATCCTGTGCCGACATAGCCCTTTCCGGCAGGATGTGTGCCTCTGGAATACTTGACTCCGTAGAGGGAGCCATGTCTCTGTCCCATTCCATAACCACCCATGCCATGGAGGCAGAGATCGACTGGTTTACCGCCATGGACGATCTGACCTGCGAGACGGAGGAGACGGGAGCAGGGCATCTCAACACCCAGGAATTCGGATCGGGGGTTTTCTATCGCTATGCCTCGATAAATATGGATCTTCTTGAGAAGAACCTAGGCGGAGATAAAGAAAGGGCGATTGATACGGCTGCCGGGTTTACGGAACTTCTCTCTACCGTTGTGCCAACGGGGAAACAGAAAAGCTTTGCCTCCTACTCTTTGGCCGATCTGGTGTTGGCCGTAAAGTCCGATATACCCGTATCCCTTCATAATGCCTTCGAAAGGCCAGTTTCCGGCGACAGGCGAAGCGGTTTGATGGACCCATCCATAAAGGCTCTATCGGGGTACAGAGACCTAGTCCACAGCGGCTACGGTCTGGACGAGGAGTCGGCGGTATTCTCGATCAGGGACACATCTTTAACTGAACGGGTCGGCTCTCTGAAAGAGTTGCTCGAGTGGATAAAAGAATAA
- the cas5e gene encoding type I-E CRISPR-associated protein Cas5/CasD has translation MCRYLIIRLQGILQAWGRHTFETYRPTEVFPTRSGITGLIGACLGLTRRDHEALAELDSSYRYGARLDGCRDVFWDISDENLSLMKSIGCDPGKLEDFHTVQDVRTVGGDIKPTEVTRREYLEDACFSVVLWETEEAAFGLDRIEEALRSPKFTPYLGRKSCPLGRPLFDGMVEAESAYDALSRTAPGWGILYVEDDPGEKGVSMRIRDVPRFKRTRQFDTRTIYVSTVSEGGGGNVSE, from the coding sequence ATGTGTCGCTACCTGATAATTAGACTTCAGGGCATCCTTCAAGCCTGGGGACGCCATACCTTCGAGACCTATCGTCCCACAGAGGTCTTTCCTACTAGGTCGGGAATTACCGGTCTGATCGGTGCCTGTCTGGGATTGACCCGCCGAGATCACGAGGCTTTAGCTGAATTGGACAGTTCCTATCGCTACGGAGCCAGACTTGACGGGTGCAGAGATGTCTTTTGGGACATCTCCGATGAGAACCTGTCTCTGATGAAGTCGATTGGATGTGATCCGGGAAAATTGGAGGATTTTCACACAGTTCAGGATGTCAGGACCGTGGGAGGAGATATCAAGCCTACCGAGGTCACCCGTAGGGAATATCTGGAGGATGCCTGTTTTTCGGTGGTCCTGTGGGAAACGGAAGAAGCGGCGTTCGGTCTGGATCGTATAGAAGAAGCGTTGAGATCCCCTAAATTCACCCCCTATCTAGGCAGAAAAAGCTGCCCTCTCGGCAGGCCTCTTTTCGACGGGATGGTCGAGGCCGAATCGGCTTATGATGCGTTGAGCCGAACCGCTCCAGGATGGGGGATTTTATACGTCGAGGACGACCCGGGAGAGAAAGGCGTTAGCATGAGGATCCGGGATGTTCCGCGGTTTAAACGAACAAGGCAGTTCGATACTAGGACGATCTACGTTTCCACCGTGTCGGAAGGAGGTGGAGGCAATGTATCTGAGTGA
- the cas6e gene encoding type I-E CRISPR-associated protein Cas6/Cse3/CasE, producing MYLSEWRLPWSRSHNPYEIHRKLWEAFPDMPDGKRSFLFRWEKQFRSISVLMLSQNEPRKFQGATFHRSSVFDPRIDEGPYIFTVRANPVKRLAEARCRVPLVGEQALVEWLNRKMEGICEIEDVTVQSRSEIYFKKRDMAGKIVTVDYRGILRPKNGEALLSLMKKGLGPAKAFGCGMLLLKRL from the coding sequence ATGTATCTGAGTGAATGGAGGTTGCCCTGGTCCAGAAGCCATAACCCGTATGAGATCCATCGAAAACTATGGGAGGCTTTTCCCGATATGCCGGATGGCAAACGGTCGTTTTTGTTTCGTTGGGAGAAGCAGTTCAGATCTATATCGGTTTTGATGTTATCCCAAAACGAGCCTAGAAAGTTCCAGGGAGCCACGTTTCATAGGTCTTCCGTCTTCGATCCTCGCATCGACGAAGGTCCTTACATTTTTACTGTGAGAGCGAATCCGGTAAAGAGGCTTGCCGAGGCCCGATGCAGAGTCCCTCTGGTGGGGGAGCAGGCTCTTGTAGAATGGCTTAATCGAAAGATGGAGGGAATCTGCGAGATCGAGGATGTCACCGTGCAGAGCAGAAGCGAGATCTACTTTAAGAAAAGGGATATGGCTGGCAAAATCGTTACGGTTGATTATAGGGGGATTTTACGTCCTAAAAACGGAGAGGCACTGCTTTCGTTGATGAAAAAGGGACTTGGGCCGGCCAAGGCCTTCGGCTGTGGAATGCTCCTTTTGAAGCGGCTATGA
- the cas1e gene encoding type I-E CRISPR-associated endonuclease Cas1e, whose amino-acid sequence MSFYRPLPKLSPIPIKDRSSLAFVERGMVDVRDGTFVVVDGTGVRTHIPVGGICCIMLEPGARISHAAVALAARVGTLLIWIGEAGVRLYGAGQPGGARADRLLYQASLALNDEARLRVVRKMYELRFNAPCNPNHSVDQLRGVEGGRVKTLYKQLAKRYGVKWDGRRYDHRNASAADSSNRCLSSATACLYGVCEAAILAAGYSPAIGFIHTGKPRSFVFDVADVFKFETVVPVAFRIAGQNPEDPEGEVRRACRDIFRQTKILKRLIPSIEDMLSAGGLPVPPPPEEAMGPAFEEEKGLGDVGHRG is encoded by the coding sequence ATGAGTTTTTATCGACCACTTCCAAAGCTTTCACCTATACCCATAAAGGATCGATCCAGTTTGGCTTTCGTGGAAAGGGGTATGGTGGACGTAAGGGACGGAACCTTCGTCGTCGTGGACGGTACGGGCGTTCGGACCCATATCCCTGTGGGTGGAATATGTTGCATAATGCTGGAACCTGGAGCACGTATCTCCCATGCCGCTGTGGCCTTGGCGGCCAGGGTCGGCACTTTGCTGATCTGGATCGGAGAAGCTGGTGTCAGGCTTTACGGAGCCGGACAGCCTGGTGGTGCTAGAGCGGACAGGTTGCTTTATCAGGCCTCCCTGGCGCTGAACGACGAGGCCAGGCTTAGGGTCGTGCGTAAAATGTACGAGCTTCGTTTCAATGCACCGTGTAATCCGAATCATTCCGTAGATCAGCTTAGAGGTGTGGAGGGCGGTCGGGTAAAAACCCTATATAAACAGCTGGCTAAACGATACGGCGTTAAATGGGACGGCCGTCGATACGATCATCGAAATGCCTCGGCGGCTGATTCGTCGAATCGATGTCTCAGTTCGGCAACAGCATGTCTTTACGGCGTATGTGAGGCGGCCATCTTGGCGGCCGGTTATTCCCCGGCGATAGGTTTTATACACACAGGAAAGCCGAGGTCTTTCGTCTTTGACGTTGCCGATGTCTTTAAGTTCGAGACGGTCGTTCCTGTGGCCTTTCGGATAGCCGGTCAGAACCCGGAGGATCCGGAAGGGGAGGTTCGCAGAGCCTGTCGCGACATATTCCGTCAGACGAAGATCCTTAAGAGATTGATACCGTCTATAGAGGATATGCTATCCGCCGGAGGGCTTCCCGTTCCGCCTCCTCCCGAGGAGGCCATGGGACCGGCATTCGAGGAGGAGAAGGGCCTTGGCGACGTTGGTCATCGTGGTTGA
- the cas2e gene encoding type I-E CRISPR-associated endoribonuclease Cas2e gives MATLVIVVENVPDRLRGRLAVWLLEIRTGVYVGDYSRRIREFIWENISLGIGDGNAVMVWSAPTESGFEF, from the coding sequence TTGGCGACGTTGGTCATCGTGGTTGAAAACGTTCCTGATAGATTGAGAGGCCGGCTGGCGGTATGGCTTTTGGAAATCCGGACTGGCGTGTACGTGGGGGATTATTCCAGACGAATAAGAGAGTTTATATGGGAAAATATATCTCTTGGAATAGGAGATGGAAACGCTGTCATGGTTTGGAGTGCCCCAACCGAGAGTGGTTTTGAGTTTTGA
- a CDS encoding radical SAM protein, giving the protein MHVFGPVPSRRLGRSLGVNHIPPKVCSYACRYCQLGSTLNMSVERRNFFDPSAIAAEVEAKLEDLRKSGDPVDYLAFVPDGEPTLDLGIGTLAEKVKAFGVPIAVISNASLIGDPEVQEDLMQFDWVSLKVDGATEDVWRFVDRPHKKLSFDSILKGVGDFASSYEGHLETETMLIAGGNDGDEQLEALASFLEPVSPAVCRLSSPTRPPACPDVACVDEERLAVATATFQSHGLNPMILNAYEGDDFTRTGDVRDALLSILSVHPMKEAAVARFLEKEGDDPALVERMVEDGDVVKTDWRGDVFYARNLRNAKDRERY; this is encoded by the coding sequence ATGCACGTATTCGGTCCCGTGCCGTCTAGAAGGTTGGGGCGTAGCCTGGGGGTCAACCACATCCCCCCGAAGGTATGCAGCTATGCCTGCCGCTACTGTCAGTTGGGAAGTACCTTGAATATGTCCGTCGAGCGTCGGAACTTTTTCGATCCCTCGGCCATAGCGGCGGAGGTGGAGGCCAAGCTGGAGGATCTTAGAAAATCCGGAGATCCGGTAGACTACCTGGCCTTCGTCCCCGACGGCGAACCTACCCTGGATCTGGGAATAGGAACGCTGGCCGAAAAGGTCAAAGCCTTCGGGGTTCCCATAGCGGTGATATCCAACGCGTCTCTGATAGGCGATCCTGAGGTCCAAGAGGATCTGATGCAGTTCGACTGGGTCTCTCTCAAGGTGGACGGAGCTACCGAAGACGTCTGGAGATTCGTCGACAGGCCCCATAAAAAGCTCTCCTTCGACTCCATCCTGAAGGGAGTCGGGGATTTCGCCTCCTCCTACGAAGGCCATCTGGAGACCGAGACCATGCTTATAGCCGGAGGGAACGATGGCGACGAACAGCTCGAGGCCCTGGCGTCCTTTCTGGAGCCGGTCTCCCCTGCGGTGTGCCGGCTTTCGTCTCCGACCCGTCCTCCCGCATGTCCCGACGTAGCCTGCGTCGACGAGGAAAGGCTGGCCGTAGCTACCGCCACCTTTCAGTCCCACGGCCTGAATCCCATGATACTCAACGCCTACGAGGGCGACGATTTCACCAGAACTGGAGACGTCCGGGACGCCCTGCTGTCCATACTGTCGGTTCACCCGATGAAAGAGGCGGCCGTGGCCCGCTTCCTCGAGAAGGAGGGCGACGATCCCGCCCTGGTGGAGCGGATGGTGGAGGACGGAGACGTTGTCAAAACCGACTGGAGAGGCGACGTCTTCTACGCCAGAAATCTTCGCAACGCCAAGGACAGGGAGAGATACTGA
- a CDS encoding AIR synthase-related protein, with product MSKFSRSTMERSVYGPLSRQAGDPSVLLGSLFGEDIALVDTGSGLVASHVDPIVGASEGLGRLAVHVACNDIAAGGIRPRWAQLLVLVPDEGDEDILKDIMEDAVKAAQEISVTIVGGHSGYTSALSRPLAAVTAFGSAEPGRMVSTGGASEGDVVCVTRGVGLEGTAILAWDYPEECRSKGLSEGDIAEARSLADRLSVVEEALKLASLGATAMHDPTRGGVLEAMCEMAQGAGMSFRIDGDALPISETVDRFSRAFDFDPMRMISSGALVVTLPGEAVERAGAELESIAPLYPVGVVEKGSGVTITSSSGDRFYEDPEPDFDELARLQAYISCEKRQKLVH from the coding sequence ATGTCCAAGTTCTCCCGTTCGACCATGGAAAGATCGGTCTACGGACCTCTCTCTCGACAGGCTGGAGATCCCTCCGTTCTGTTGGGGAGCCTTTTCGGCGAGGACATTGCCTTGGTCGATACCGGAAGCGGTCTTGTGGCCTCCCACGTGGATCCCATAGTCGGAGCCTCCGAGGGGCTCGGCCGTCTGGCGGTTCACGTCGCCTGCAACGACATCGCCGCCGGAGGCATCCGTCCCAGATGGGCTCAACTGTTGGTTTTGGTGCCGGACGAGGGCGACGAGGATATACTTAAAGACATAATGGAGGACGCGGTGAAGGCGGCCCAGGAGATCTCCGTCACCATAGTTGGAGGCCATAGCGGTTACACCTCGGCCCTCTCCCGTCCTCTTGCGGCCGTTACCGCCTTCGGTTCCGCCGAGCCGGGACGGATGGTTTCCACCGGAGGCGCCTCCGAGGGAGACGTCGTATGCGTCACCCGCGGGGTAGGGCTTGAGGGCACAGCCATACTGGCCTGGGATTATCCAGAGGAGTGCCGCTCGAAAGGGCTTTCCGAGGGGGATATTGCCGAGGCCCGATCTCTGGCCGATAGGCTTTCCGTCGTGGAAGAGGCTCTCAAGCTGGCCTCTTTGGGGGCCACGGCCATGCACGATCCCACCAGAGGGGGCGTCCTCGAGGCTATGTGCGAGATGGCCCAGGGAGCCGGTATGTCCTTTAGGATCGACGGCGACGCTTTGCCGATATCGGAGACGGTCGACCGTTTCTCCAGGGCCTTCGACTTCGATCCCATGAGGATGATATCCTCCGGGGCATTGGTGGTTACCCTGCCAGGCGAAGCGGTGGAACGGGCCGGTGCGGAGCTCGAATCCATCGCACCTCTTTATCCCGTGGGAGTCGTGGAGAAAGGTTCGGGGGTGACGATAACGTCATCTTCGGGAGATCGATTTTACGAAGACCCCGAGCCCGACTTCGACGAACTGGCCCGGCTTCAGGCCTATATCTCCTGTGAGAAACGGCAAAAGCTGGTACACTGA
- a CDS encoding DUF2000 domain-containing protein, protein MDYDYREKKSVLILNAKLKVGVALTVAAHLGTSMGFHGEEHMGREWLSDKSGVRHRGLPRYPLMVFKAKVAQLREALNKARETPELLVIDCPSILLDTAGDDELAAALEEMNEQDVDYMGILIHGSRDVVDSITGKLRPWW, encoded by the coding sequence ATGGATTACGATTACCGAGAGAAAAAGTCCGTTTTGATCTTGAACGCCAAGCTGAAGGTGGGGGTGGCCCTCACGGTTGCCGCTCATCTGGGCACTTCCATGGGGTTCCACGGAGAGGAGCACATGGGAAGGGAATGGCTTTCCGATAAATCGGGAGTGAGGCATCGCGGTTTGCCCCGCTATCCTCTGATGGTGTTCAAGGCCAAGGTTGCCCAGCTCAGGGAGGCTTTGAACAAGGCCCGGGAGACTCCGGAGCTTCTCGTCATAGACTGTCCCTCCATATTGCTGGATACAGCCGGAGACGACGAGCTGGCTGCGGCTTTGGAGGAAATGAACGAACAGGACGTCGACTACATGGGAATATTGATCCACGGTTCCAGAGACGTGGTCGACAGCATAACCGGCAAACTTAGACCTTGGTGGTAG